One region of Quercus lobata isolate SW786 chromosome 2, ValleyOak3.0 Primary Assembly, whole genome shotgun sequence genomic DNA includes:
- the LOC115977092 gene encoding topless-related protein 4-like gives MSSLSRELVFLILQFLDEEKFKETVHKLEQESGFFFNMRYFEDMVTNGEWEEVEKYLSGFTKVDDNRYSMKIFFEIRKQKYLEALDKRDRAKAVEILVKDLKVFAAFNEDLFKEITQLLTLENFRDNEQLSKYGDTKSARGIMLAELKKLIEANPLFRDKLQFPPLKNSRLRTLINQSLNWQHQLCKNPRPNPDIKTLFVDHTCATPNGARAPSPVTNPLMGAVPKAGGFPPLSAHGPFQPTQAALPTSLAGWMANPSSVPHPSASAGPIGLAAANNAAMSKRPRTPTNNPAMDYQTADSEHVLKRARPFGMSDELNNLPVNVLPVQYTGQSHGQSSYTSSDLPKIVVMTLNQGSTVKSMDFHPVQQILLLVGTNMGEVMVWDLGSRERIASKNFKVWDIGSWSVALQASLTNDYTASVNRVVWSPDGNLFGVAYSKHIVHIYSYHGGDDLRNHLEIEAHAGSVNDLAFSYPNKQLCVVTCGEDRVIKVWDVATGTRQYTFEGHEAPVYSVCPHHKENIQFIFSTATDGKIKAWLYDNMGSRVDYDAPGHSSTTMSYSADGTRLFSCGTNKEGESFLVEWNESEGAVKRSYHGLGKRTVGIVQFDTTRNRFLAAGDDFLVKFWDMDNNQLLATTEAEGTLPASPCIRFNKEGILLAVSTNDNGVRILANADGIRLLRTVENRTFDASRVASAAVKAPPSLGTFGSTDITVGTSIGDRAPPVAAMVGMNNDSRSLDIKPRIADESVDKSRIWKLTEINEQSQCRSLRLPDNLTAMRVSRLIYTNSGLAILALASNAVHKLWKWQRNDRNSTGKATASVSPQLWQPPSGILMTNDVSDTNPEDAVSCFALSKNDSYVMSASGGKISLFNMMTFKTMTTFMPPPPAATFLAFHPQDNNIIAIGMEDSSIQIYNVRVDEVKTKLKGHQKRITGLAFSHTLNVLVSSGADSQLCVWNTDGWEKQASKSLQMPGGRAAAPLADTRVQFHLDQMHLLVVHETQIALYDAPKLECLKQWAPREISGPITHATYSCDSQSIYVSFEDGSVGVLTAATLRLRCRINQNAYLPPNPSLRVHPLVIAAHPSEPNQFALGLTDGGVHILEPLESEGKWGTSPPTENGAGPSTVSGAAGSDQPQR, from the exons ATGTCTTCGCTTAGCAGAGAACTCGTATTTCTCATACTTCAGTTTCTCGACGAAGAGAAATTCAAAGAAACTGTGCACAA GTTGGAGCAAGAGTCAGGGTTTTTCTTCAATATGAGGTATTTTGAGGATATGGTGACAAATGGTGAGTGGGAGGAGGTGGAGAAGTACCTTTCTGGTTTCACAAAAGTTGATGATAATAGGTACTCCATGAAGATCTTCTTTGAGATTCGCAAGCAGAAGTACCTTGAAGCTTTAGATaa GCGGGATCGTGCTAAAGCCGTGGAGATTTTAGTTAAGGACTTGAAAGTGTTCGCTGCATTTAATGAAGACCTTTTTAAGGAAATTACACAGCTTCTGACTTTGGAAAACTTTCG AGATAATGAACAGCTATCTAAATATGGAGATACTAAGTCTGCTAGGGGTATAATGCTTGCTGAACTAAAAAAGTTGATAGAAGCTAACCCCCTGTTTCGTGATAAGCTTCAATTTCCTCCATTGAAGAACTCAAGATTGAGAACTCTAATTAATCAGAG TTTAAATTGGCAGCATCAACTTTGTAAGAACCCAAGGCCTAACCCTGACATTAAGACACTATTTGTAGACCACACTTGTGCAACACCAAATGGTGCACGAGCCCCGTCCCCCGTCACGAATCCCTTAATGGGTGCCGTCCCTAAGGCGGGGGGTTTCCCACCACTGAGCGCTCATGGT CCATTTCAGCCCACACAGGCCGCTCTTCCAACGTCTCTTGCTGGCTGGATGGCCAATCCATCTTCTGTGCCTCACCCTTCAGCTTCTGCAGGACCCATAGGTTTGGCTGCAGCTAACAATGCAG CAATGTCGAAGCGCCCAAGAACTCCTACCAATAACCCTGCTATGGACTATCAAACAGCTGATTCTGAACATGTCTTGAAGAGAGCTAGACCTTTTGGAATGTCCGATGAG CTCAACAATCTGCCAGTAAATGTTCTTCCTGTTCAATACACTGGCCAGAGCCATGGTCAAAGTTCCTACACTTCTTCTGACTTGCCCAAGATTGTTGTTATGACTCTTAATCAAGGATCAACTGTCAAGAGTATGGATTTCCATCCAGTGCAACAAATTCTACTTCTTG TTGGAACAAACATGGGTGAGGTCATGGTATGGGATTTAGGTAGTCGTGAAAGGATTGcttctaaaaatttcaaagtctGGGATATTGGGTCATGGTCAGTGGCTCTGCAG GCATCTCTGACAAATGATTATACAGCATCAGTCAATCGCGTTGTGTGGAGCCCTGACGGAAACCTTTTTG GTGTTGCATATTCTAAGCACATTGTGCACATATACTCCTATCATGGGGGTGATGATCTACGAAACCACCTAGAG ATTGAGGCTCATGCTGGCAGTGTAAATGATCTTGCTTTCTCTTATCCAAATAAACAACTCTGTGTTGTCACTTGTGGCGAGGACAGAGTCATTAAG GTGTGGGATGTAGCCACTGGGACTAGGCAGTATACCTTTGAGGGTCATGAAGCACCTGTATATTCTGTATGTCCACATCACAAGGAAAATATtcag TTTATCTTTTCAACTGCAACTGATGGAAAGATAAAGGCATGGTTGTATGATAACATGGGTTCAAGAGTTGACTATGATGCACCGGGCCATTCATCCACCACAATGTCATACAGTGCTGATGGAACAAG GTTGTTCTCATGTGGGACAAATAAAGAAGGAGAATCATTCTTAGTGGAATGGAATGAAAGTGAAGGTGCTGTCAAGCGCTCATATCATGGTCTTGGGAAGCGAACTGTGGGGATTGTGCAATTTGATACAACTAGAAATCGGTTCTTAGCTGCTGGTGATGATTTCTTGGTCAAATTTTGGGACATGGACAATAATCAGTTATTGGCAACTACTGAAGCGGAGGGTACTTTACCG GCTTCTCCTTGTATTAGATTTAACAAGGAAGGTATACTGTTAGCTGTCTCAACAAATGATAATGGTGTTAGAATCTTAGCAAATGCAGATGGAATTAGGCTTCTAAGAACTGTGGAGAATCGCACATTTGATGCTTCTAGAGTTGCTTCTGCAGCTGTTAAG GCCCCCCCTTCTTTAGGCACTTTTGGATCTACCGATATAACTGTTGGAACAAGCATTGGAGATCGAGCTCCTCCTGTAGCGGCCATGGTTGGAATG AACAATGATAGTCGAAGTTTGGATATAAAACCCAGAATTGCTGATGAGTCAGTTGATAAATCTAGGATCTGGAAACTGACAGAGATCAATGAACAATCACAATGCCGCTCCTTGAGGCTCCCTGATAATTTAACAGCAATGAGG GTTTCTAGattaatttatacaaactcTGGTCTAGCTATATTGGCATTGGCATCTAATGCTGTACATAAGCTTTGGAAATGGCAGAGAAATGACCGTAATTCAACAGGGAAG GCCACAGCTAGTGTATCACCACAATTATGGCAACCTCCAAGCGGAATATTAATGACAAATGATGTTAGTGATACAAACCCTGAGGATGCTGTTTCATGCTTTGCGCTTTCAAAGAATGACTCTTATGTCATGTCAGCTTCAGGGGGGAAAATTTCCTTATTCAATATGATGACTTTCAAG ACAATGACAACATTCATGCCCCCACCTCCTGCTGCTACATTTCTTGCATTTCACCCTCAAGACAATAACATTATTGCCATAGGCATGGAGGACTCTTCTATTCAAATTTATAATGTTCGGGTTGATGAG GTTAAGACCAAGCTAAAAGGTCATCAGAAAAGAATTACAGGCCTTGCTTTCTCTCATACTTTAAATGTGCTTGTGTCATCAGGAGCAGACTCTCAg CTGTGTGTTTGGAACACAGATGGATGGGAAAAACAGGCTAGTAAATCCTTACAGATGCCAGGTGGGCGAGCTGCAGCTCCCCTTGCAGATACCCGTGTTCAATTTCATCTAGATCAGATGCATTTGCTGGTTGTTCATGAAACGCAAATAGCATTATATGATGCACCAAAATTAGAATGCCTTAAACAG TGGGCCCCTCGGGAAATTAGTGGGCCCATAACACATGCCACATATTCCTGTGATAGCCAGTCAATATATGTGAGCTTTGAAGATGGAAGTGTGGGTGTTCTTACTGCTGCAACACTAAGACTGAGATGTCGAATAAATCAGAATGCTTATCTACCTCCCAACCCAAG CTTAAGAGTGCACCCTCTTGTCATTGCGGCGCATCCATCGGAACCCAATCAGTTTGCATTAGGTCTTACAGATGGTGGAGTGCATATACTTGAGCCATTGGAGTCAGAAGGAAAATGGGGCACCTCCCCACCAACTGAAAATGGTGCAGGACCTAGTACCGTGTCTGGTGCAGCTGGTTCGGATCAACCCCAAAGGTGA
- the LOC115977093 gene encoding BRAP2 RING ZnF UBP domain-containing protein 1: MFFLRVHSLDTDHTLKLEATEFTTATTTPSNPNPNPKFRERRGEAHLFRSTSHSSLPNPSSRSTFLFIVAVPNYLSFDDFIRFCESRIDHVSELLFIRNDGMEDRYSVVIRLENQSMANGFYCNFNGKKFSPGEAEVCHILFVMSVEYTESEEIARTPPAGCTKLPTCPVCLERLDADTSGILRTICDHSFQCPCISKWTYLSCQVCRFCLQQDEKPACFVCETLENIWVCMICGFVGCGRYKKGHAIEHYKDTQHCYSLDMQTQQIWDYVGDNYVHRLNQSKIDSKLAGMSSPCMSLEGSCGTCGCSEDSSISGALFSSKVEAIMDEYNHLLANQLDTQRQYYESQIVEAKSKVESSISEAVENAVTSKMQDIQNKLEKFIEEKNAVADINRDLIKNQEIWRKKAKETEEREATLLKSRDEKILDLEEQIRDLTIYMEAQKTLGNMTDSDGIRDGTLLPLSYKQSSPANSRRHTKAGRRR; the protein is encoded by the exons ATGTTCTTCCTCCGAGTTCACTCACTGGACACCGATCACACTCTAAAATTGGAAGCCACCGAGttcaccaccgccaccaccactcCATCAAAtcctaaccctaaccctaaattCCGCGAACGCAGAGGCGAGGCCCACCTCTTCCGAAGCACATCGCACTCCTCGCTCCCAAACCCTAGCTCCCGATCCACTTTCCTCTTCATCGTCGCCGTCCCTAACTACCTCTCCTTCGACGACTTCATCCGCTTCTGCGAGTCCCGCATCGATCACGTCTCCGAACTTCTCTTCATCAG gaaCGATGGGATGGAGGATCGGTACAGTGTTGTGATTAGGCTGGAGAATCAGTCAATGGCTAATGGattttattgcaattttaaTGGGAAGAAGTTCTCACCGGGCGAG GCTGAGGTATGTCATATTCTATTCGTGATGTCTGTTGAGTACACGGAATCGGAAGAGATAGCCAGAACACCTCCTGCCGGGTGTACCAAGTTACCTACTTGCCCTGTTTGTCTTG AGAGATTGGATGCGGACACTAGTGGAATACTGCGTACAATTTGTGATCATTCATTTCAGTGTCCCTGCATTTCTAAATGGACTTACTTATCTTGCCAG GTCTGCCGATTCTGTCTGCAGCAAGATGAGAAACCAGCTTGCTTTGTTTGTGAAACATTGGAGAATATTTGGGTTTGTATGATTTGCGGTTTTGTAGGATGTGGAAG aTATAAAAAAGGCCATGCCATTGAGCACTACAAGGATACTCAGCATTGCTATTCTCTTGATATGCAAACACAACAAATTTGGGATTATGTTGGTGACAATTATGTTCACCGACTGAATCAGTCAAAAATTGATAGCAAGTTGGCGGGGATGAGCTCTCCTTGTATGTCATTGGAAGGAAGTTGTGGTACTTGTGGATGTAGTGAAGATTCTAGCATAAGTGGGGCCCTCTTTAGCAGCAAAGTTGAAGCA ATTATGGATGAATACAACCATCTTCTTGCAAATCAGCTGGATACCCAAAGACAA TATTATGAATCTCAAATTGTAGAGGCCAAAAGTAAAGTGGAAAGTTCTATTTCAGAAGCAGTGGAGAACGCTGTGACTTCCAAGATGCAGGACATCCAAAATAAATTGGAAAAgtttattgaagaaaaaaatgctGTTGCAGAT ATCAATCGAGATCTCATCAAGAACCAAGAAATTTGGCGAAAGAAGGCCAAGGAAACTGAAGAGAG GGAAGCTACTTTACTGAAGTCGAGGGATGAGAAGATTCTTGATCTGGAAGAACAG ATCAGAGATCTAACCATCTACATGGAAGCCCAGAAAACACTTGGTAATATGACAGATTCAGATGGCATCAGAGACGGCACACTTCTACCATTATCTTATAAGCAGTCTTCCCCGGCAAACAGTAGAAGGCACACAAAGGCAGGTCGTAGGCGGTAG